The sequence TCTGAACGCAAGGCCTGGATGCCGAGCCATCCCAGATAGATAACCCCGATCCATTTTACCATCGCAAAGGCTGTGGCTGAAGTGGCCACGATGGCGCTCAGCCCCAGCACGGCCAGCAGGACGTGCGCGCATGCGCCGACCCAGATGCCGAGCATGGCGGCCAGACCCGACCGCTTTCCGCCCTGCACCGTATGGCCGAGAATGAAGGCCATGTCGGGGCCGGGGGAGATGTTCAGCAATAGGGCGGCGGCCAGAAAGGTGGTCCAGTGAGTCAGGGTATAGTCGAACATGGTGTTAATCGTTATCCCTTCGGCCGCCTATGGACCAATATTTTTTCGGTCACGACCGATCCGTTCAAATCGGAAACGGACTGCCGCGTGTCTGGTCTCCGCTCCGGTGCTGTGCTAGCCTGCCATGACCCTTCCCCGCTCAGGGGTGGGCGCACACAACAGACAGGAGAGTAGGACGATGAAGGTTATCAAGTATACGGACGTGGACCCGGTGGAGTTGAAGGTGGCCGGACCGGGCGTGACCGGGCGAGTGGTCATCGGCAAGGATGACGACGACGTCAATTTCTGCATGCGGGTCATAGAACTCGAACCCGGTGCGCAGATCCCGCCGCATTCCCATCCGTGGGAGCATCAGCAGTTCTATCACGCGGGGACCGGCTATGTGGTCAGGGACGGCGAAAAGCTCCCCCTGGGGCCGGGCAGCGTGGTTTACGTGGCTCCGGACGAGGAGCACCACGTCGTGAACACCGGCGACGAACCCATGGTCCTTGTCTGCCTCATCCCCAAAGGCATCCCGGAGATATAGAACAACGTGCGGCAGAATGGGGCGATAAACCGGTTCGAGCGGATTATCGCCCTTTTTTTATTCCCGGCAGTGAATGCGCGTTGGATAGAATAATTGATTTTCCCTTGGGAATGGGGGATATATGAAAAAGTATCAATTCTAAGGGGGAAGCAATGGTCATAGAGCACCTGGCGGGCCGTGATGACGCGGTATTGAAAATCCTCAAGATCACGGATGAGGTCAACCAACTCAAGGATGTGGACACGATCCTGGACAAGATACTTCATGAATCCAGGAGTTTTTCCGGTGCGGACGCAGGATCCATCTTTCTGGTGGACAACGACCGGCTGATTTTCAGCTACGTACAGAACGATACCCTGTTCAAGACCGAAGCTGCCAACGCCGCCCTGTATCAGAATTTCGGCATCCCCATCAGCGAGGATTCCATCGTGGGCTACGTGGCCAAGACCCGGCAAAGCCTGTCCATCGACGATGCCTACGAGTTGGACCCGACCCTGCCTTTCTCCTTCAACAAGTCCTTTGACGAAAAGTCCGGCTTCCGCACCACCAGCATGCTGACCATCCCGCTCATCGCCCAGGAGAGCCGGTTGGTCGGGGTCATGCAGCTGATCAACGCCAAGAACGAGTCGGGAGCGGTGGTTCCCTTCTCGGACGAGGCCAAGACCTACATCCCGCTGTTTTGCAACAACGCTTCGGTGGCTATCGAGCGCGGCATCATGAACCGCGAACTCATCCTGCGCATGATGCAGATGGCCGAGCTGCGCGACCCGGCCGAGACCGGGGCGCACGTCCAGCGGGTGGGTGCCTATTGTGCGGAAATCTACGGCACCTGGGCGGCCCGAAGGGGCTACCGTGCCAAGGAGATCAAGAACACCCGGGACAATCTGCGTCTGGCCGCCATGCTTCACGACGTGGGCAAGGTCGGCATATCCGACGCCATCCTCAAGAAGCCGGCCAAGCTGACCGACGAGGAATACGACATCATGAAATGGCACACGATCTACGGTGCCAGGCTCTTCAAGAACCAGACCTCGGAGCTGGACCGGATGTCCATGGAGATCGCGCTCTACCACCACGAAAAATGGGCGGGGCGGGGCTACCCGTCCATCCCTCTAGATCAGGTCTGGACCAATGAGCCGAAGCTCGGCGGCGCGCCCATGAACGGCGAGTCCATTCCCTTGTCGGCGCGTATTTGCGCGGTGGCCGACGTATACGACGCCCTGGCGTCACCCCGGTCCTACAAGGATCCGTTCCCCGACGAGAAGTGCCTGGGGATTCTGGAAAAGGACGCGGGTACCCATTTCGATCCCGAGGTGGTGGAAATCTTTTTGGAAATCTTCGACGTCATCAAGGCCATCCGCGACAAGTGGGTGGAAACCCCCGGAATCTAGCGTATGGCGAATTCTGATATGAAGCTCTACGATTATGTGGACCCGGTGGACGCGGAGTGCGTCCGAAGGGAGACCGAAGAACTCATGCGCGAGTTCTTCCCCGACTACGACGGCCGGATATTCCACCGCGCCTTTGCCGACGTGCAACGGCTTTTCGTGGGGCGCTATCCCGGCTACCGGGCGAGCAACACCAAATATCACAACTTCGAGCACACCTGTTCCGTGGTCCTGGCCTCGGCGCGGCTGATCTACGGAGCCATGACCCGGGACGAGTCCTTTTCGGAGCAGGACTGTCTCAAGGGGCTGCTGGCTGCACTGTTTCACGATGTCGGACTCATCCAGGACGTGGACGATACCCAGGGGACCGGGGCCAAGCACACCGTGGGACACGAGGAGCGTTCCATCCAGTTCATGCGCTGCTATCTGGCCGGGGTGCTGGACGAGCAGGGCATCGAGGACATTGCCGACTGCATCCGCTGCACCATTCTGGCCATGTCGCCTGCAAAAATCGTTTTCCGGACCGAGGCCATGCGCAGGATGGGTCACTTCACGGGCACTGCGGACCTTCTGGCCCAGATAGCCGACCGCTACTATCTTGAAAAGCTGTTGATGCTCTTCGAGGAGTTCAAGGAGGCCAAGCTGCCGGGGTACGGCAACGCCCTGGATCTGGCCGTCAAGACGCGCTCCTTCTACAAGGACGTGGCCCGTAAGCGGCTGGACGGGGAATTTCGGGGAGCGGACCGGTACATGCTCGACTATTTCCGCTCGCGACAGAAGGTCGACAAGGATCTTTATCGTGAAGCCATCGACAATAACCTGGCCTACCTGGACAAGATATTGGCCGAATGCAACGACGACCTGGACAAATTCACGGCCCGGCTCAGGCGGAGCAACGGCCAGGAGCCTTTCTGTTGACGTTTCCACAGGCTCTCAACCAGACCACACTTGGAGACACATCCCATGTCAGATCAGGACAACCCCTTTGAATCCCTGTTTATCGCACGGCAACCGGTGTTCACTCCAGAGGAGTCCGTGTGGGGGTATGAACTGCTTTTTCGCTCCGGCGCGGACAACGTGGCCGTCATCGACGACGAGTCCCAGGCCACGGCCTCTGTCATCGCAGACGGCCTGACCCTGGCCATCGACGGCATGGACAGCGGGGCCAGGGTACTCATCAATTTCCCGGAAAAACTGCTGGTGGAGGACGCAGGTTTCGCCCTGCCCAAGGAACGGTGCGTGGTCGAAATCCTCGAAAACGTTCGGCCCGGCAAGGACACCCTGGCCGCCGCCCGTCGTC is a genomic window of uncultured Pseudodesulfovibrio sp. containing:
- a CDS encoding cupin domain-containing protein; this translates as MKVIKYTDVDPVELKVAGPGVTGRVVIGKDDDDVNFCMRVIELEPGAQIPPHSHPWEHQQFYHAGTGYVVRDGEKLPLGPGSVVYVAPDEEHHVVNTGDEPMVLVCLIPKGIPEI
- a CDS encoding HD domain-containing phosphohydrolase — encoded protein: MVIEHLAGRDDAVLKILKITDEVNQLKDVDTILDKILHESRSFSGADAGSIFLVDNDRLIFSYVQNDTLFKTEAANAALYQNFGIPISEDSIVGYVAKTRQSLSIDDAYELDPTLPFSFNKSFDEKSGFRTTSMLTIPLIAQESRLVGVMQLINAKNESGAVVPFSDEAKTYIPLFCNNASVAIERGIMNRELILRMMQMAELRDPAETGAHVQRVGAYCAEIYGTWAARRGYRAKEIKNTRDNLRLAAMLHDVGKVGISDAILKKPAKLTDEEYDIMKWHTIYGARLFKNQTSELDRMSMEIALYHHEKWAGRGYPSIPLDQVWTNEPKLGGAPMNGESIPLSARICAVADVYDALASPRSYKDPFPDEKCLGILEKDAGTHFDPEVVEIFLEIFDVIKAIRDKWVETPGI
- a CDS encoding HD domain-containing protein — translated: MANSDMKLYDYVDPVDAECVRRETEELMREFFPDYDGRIFHRAFADVQRLFVGRYPGYRASNTKYHNFEHTCSVVLASARLIYGAMTRDESFSEQDCLKGLLAALFHDVGLIQDVDDTQGTGAKHTVGHEERSIQFMRCYLAGVLDEQGIEDIADCIRCTILAMSPAKIVFRTEAMRRMGHFTGTADLLAQIADRYYLEKLLMLFEEFKEAKLPGYGNALDLAVKTRSFYKDVARKRLDGEFRGADRYMLDYFRSRQKVDKDLYREAIDNNLAYLDKILAECNDDLDKFTARLRRSNGQEPFC